One part of the Bacillus sp. FJAT-27916 genome encodes these proteins:
- a CDS encoding FecCD family ABC transporter permease — translation MDKPWKTAPPMMILIAAPFIMAAVVIVSILYGAKDINISIVMDAIFHYDPKNVDHAIIVTSRLPRVLAALLVGAFLAISGAVMQGMTRNYLASPSIMGVTDGSAFFITIAMILIPGASNLTMILLSMAGSAFGALIVFGFGSLLRGGLSPVRLAIIGTVIGTFLSSLSAAMATYFQISQDISFWYNAKLHQADLDMLLLALPLGLVGFILALLLSGSLTILSLGDETAVSLGLRTTVVKALAMISVIAMTGTAVALVGKIAFVGLIIPHITRFLIGVDYRWVIPCAGVIGAIFLACCDLASRFINYPFETPIGVVTAIIGVPFFLYLIRTKGGGKFA, via the coding sequence ATGGATAAGCCATGGAAGACTGCCCCTCCAATGATGATATTGATTGCCGCTCCCTTTATCATGGCAGCGGTGGTCATCGTATCAATCCTGTATGGGGCAAAGGATATCAATATTTCTATCGTCATGGATGCCATCTTCCATTATGACCCGAAGAATGTGGACCATGCGATCATTGTGACCTCAAGGCTGCCAAGAGTATTGGCGGCCTTGTTGGTTGGAGCATTCCTGGCTATTTCAGGTGCTGTCATGCAGGGGATGACCCGGAATTATCTCGCCTCCCCTTCTATTATGGGTGTCACTGATGGCTCTGCTTTCTTCATTACCATCGCGATGATTCTCATTCCTGGAGCCTCCAATCTGACGATGATTCTCCTGTCGATGGCGGGGTCCGCCTTTGGCGCATTGATTGTCTTCGGGTTCGGTTCCTTGCTCCGTGGAGGGTTGTCCCCGGTCCGGCTTGCAATCATTGGTACGGTGATTGGAACCTTCCTAAGCAGCCTATCAGCTGCAATGGCGACGTATTTCCAAATCTCGCAGGATATTAGCTTCTGGTATAATGCCAAGCTCCATCAAGCTGATTTGGATATGCTGCTTTTAGCCTTGCCGCTAGGTCTTGTTGGGTTCATTCTGGCCTTGCTGCTTTCCGGGTCCTTGACGATTCTCTCGCTTGGGGATGAGACGGCCGTCAGTTTAGGCCTGCGAACAACGGTTGTGAAGGCCTTAGCCATGATATCTGTCATTGCAATGACGGGAACGGCCGTTGCACTTGTCGGGAAGATTGCCTTCGTCGGACTGATTATTCCGCATATCACGCGCTTTTTGATTGGGGTTGATTATCGCTGGGTCATTCCTTGTGCCGGCGTGATTGGGGCCATATTCCTGGCCTGCTGTGATTTGGCAAGCCGCTTTATCAATTATCCTTTCGAAACGCCGATTGGTGTGGTCACCGCCATTATTGGTGTTCCGTTCTTCCTCTATTTAATCCGGACGAAGGGAGGCGGAAAGTTTGCGTAA
- a CDS encoding ABC transporter substrate-binding protein, which produces MKKLWKVGFVAALALSLAACGEDETANSKTKQADTEAKEKTVTYMDKEYKVPADPTIVAASLESMEDLALLDVKPAGALAVGGELPSYLAEDLKGAELIGDKMQPNYETILGLDPDIILGTSKFQEDVKSQLEKIAPMMPISHVSTDWEANLTAVAELTGKEEEAEKILEEYKADAAEVKNSVSESMKDKEVVIIRLRAGNLMIYGQDLYLNPVLYTDLGLAVPDEVAAAKAQEAISLEKLAEMNPDYIFLQFEESENADKPEALDELQKNAIWNGLDAVKADHVFINSVEPLAQGGTAWSKTQFLDAVQQNLTK; this is translated from the coding sequence ATGAAGAAGCTATGGAAAGTTGGTTTCGTTGCTGCGTTAGCGTTAAGCTTGGCTGCATGCGGTGAGGACGAGACAGCAAACAGTAAGACCAAACAGGCAGATACTGAGGCAAAGGAAAAGACGGTTACCTACATGGATAAGGAGTATAAGGTTCCGGCGGATCCGACGATTGTGGCTGCAAGTCTTGAATCAATGGAAGACTTGGCCCTTTTGGATGTGAAGCCGGCCGGTGCACTTGCTGTCGGGGGAGAGCTGCCTTCTTATTTAGCTGAGGACCTAAAGGGAGCTGAGCTCATCGGGGACAAGATGCAGCCCAATTATGAGACGATTCTAGGCTTAGACCCGGATATCATCCTTGGTACCTCCAAGTTCCAGGAGGATGTGAAATCACAGCTTGAGAAAATCGCGCCAATGATGCCGATTTCTCATGTATCGACAGACTGGGAAGCCAACTTAACGGCTGTTGCTGAACTGACTGGCAAGGAAGAGGAAGCTGAAAAGATTCTTGAAGAGTACAAGGCTGATGCTGCGGAAGTAAAGAATTCTGTATCTGAGTCCATGAAGGATAAAGAAGTGGTCATCATTCGTCTGCGTGCCGGCAATTTGATGATTTATGGACAGGACTTATATTTGAACCCGGTATTATACACTGACTTAGGTCTAGCGGTTCCGGATGAAGTGGCTGCCGCAAAAGCACAGGAAGCCATCTCACTTGAGAAATTGGCGGAAATGAATCCGGACTATATCTTCCTGCAATTTGAGGAAAGCGAAAATGCAGATAAGCCGGAAGCACTCGATGAGCTTCAAAAGAATGCGATTTGGAATGGTCTTGATGCCGTCAAAGCAGATCACGTTTTCATCAATAGCGTTGAACCGCTTGCCCAAGGCGGAACAGCTTGGAGCAAGACGCAATTCCTTGATGCGGTTCAGCAAAATTTGACTAAATAA